The Aspergillus fumigatus Af293 chromosome 5, whole genome shotgun sequence nucleotide sequence GATGAGGCCATCTGCTTTCCTGACCTTATTCAAACATGGAGCTTTGCGGATAGTAGCAATAACGAGTCCCTGTTGACTGTTGTCCCGTCCGTGCTAGCTATTTTTCTCAAAACGATTTCCACTCAACTAGATCTTCGAGACTTCGGTTTGGCCCTGTGCAAGCATCTAATGCACAAAGATCAGCTGAGACTCTTTAATCGTGGTCTAACTGCACTTAAGACCAAGGAACATCTGATCTCGCCatgtcttcgtcttcttaCGGAGATTGTCAGTTTCGACGGCGGTGCGGTGGCCCGACATGTCTACATGGCACGGTACATCACATTCAAACGCCTCGATGTCTTTTTGACACCGAATAAGGCCCAATTAGAGGAGGCCGACGAATCGCACAAATCTACATTGCGAAGAAATGCGCAAAAATATGTTCTTGCAAATCTTAGAGTTCAACATGTGAATGCGAAGACTGATTTAGTTGAGCAACACAAGGTGATCAAAGCATTCCTGGAGTTTGTTAGGAAGGATCCACGAGATGTTGTTCTGGAAATTATCAAATCTATCGACAGGGATATCATTCAGGATACCACTCTTCCGCGAAGTGCAAAAACGAAGTTCTTCAGTCGATGGAACCTCGAGCGACTTGTAACGCTGTATGGTTACGACCGCGAATCCGAGGAGCCAAACCCGGCTGGGATCTCCATTGCAGACGAGGTTCACAAAATCCTTATGAATATTTGTACAGATCCTGCTCTGGGCGTCTTGTTACCAGAAACAGGCTGGTACCCAAATGGAACTGACCCCGAGACCTTACCGACTGAGGATGACTCTTCCATTGAATTGGGATTGGACTCCGCTTTGTACGTGGATAAATACAAGGAATCAGTGCCTGTCCGCAACAGCACTCTGTCTTATCTCATTCAAGCGCTTCGTCCGGATATGGACCGCCTGCAGATCGAGTTATTGATTGCCATCTTTAAGAAGACGCCGGAACTTGTCGCCGATTACTTCACGAAGAAGACAATGTTCATTTCTGACCCAAAACCCACGTCCTCCTGGATGGCCGAGTCAGCTCTTCTCTATTCAATTGTCAGTCTTCCAATCCCGTTAAATTGTGGTTGGAATGACAAGCTCCCTACTTTGCCGCCGCCTGTTTCGGTTGTCATCGAGAACATTCTTCCCCGTCCGCTTACCCAGAAAATTATGACTCGCTGCTTGAACCTCAACGCGGAGATTGTAACACTGTTCGCTGTTCGAATCCTGACGATCGCGTTCAATAAGCTACGGGCTGCTTTGAAGATATTCAACGTTGACCACGGATCCAGCCAGCCATTTTGGACACAAGCTGCGGGAAAATTAGTTGCAGAGTTTTGTCGTCGGTGCCCGGTGGTCAAAGATGTTGTAGTCTTGTTCAGAAGAACGAGCAAAGAGGACTTGCAGCAACAGGAGGCCGTTAGTGAGCTTCTGGCTTGCTACTACGAAATCGTCCCTGATGCTGCTTTTGACGAGAACTTTGACGTTTCCCTTGTTCTGGTTGATATATTGGAACGGCTAGAGAGTTCCAATCTACAAGCAGAGGATGGCGAGTCACTTCTGAGCCAACTGCAAAATGTCCTTAAAATCGCACAGTTGTCGGCTTCCATGCGATGGTGGCAACAACCAGGTAAGCAGCGGCGGCAACGTCATTTGAAGGTCCTACATTAACAGCACCCAGGATCTATGCAATATTCAGCCTTTACATCCATTCTCAAAGTGCTTATCAAAACCTCGGACAAAGAATCCTCTAAGGAAATCGAGAATTTGTTGACAACGGTTCTGAAAGAGAACTCGATCATCCGAAAttcctccgccttctcctccctccgGTCTAGCTTCGATGCTACCGAGTCGGAAAGCATCGGTTATCAATTGGCATTTTTTGATAATTGCGCATGCAGAATCGCGAAGAAGCCAGTCCATTACGATGATTTACTCGCATCTCTGACTGAAGGCGAGAATCAACCGACTAGCCTTATCGTTGCTGCTATCACCGAACAATGGCCATTTGTTGCCAAGAATGGGAATGCAGCCGCAGAACTTGCTGTATGCACGTGGATTGCTAGGGTGTTCGGTAGATTGAAGCAGGCAGGAGACGACCCAAAGACTCTGAAGGCCGCTCGAGATAACGTTTTACAAACAATCGTGAGCAAGCAAATTAAATCAACGCTCAAGAAAGTCCTAAAAGACACTGATGAGACTACCGATAAAGATGGCATGCCTCAGGATGGAGTGAGTCGCTCGGAGCCCAATGGTACGAAAGACAAAGCGGCGCAGGTGGATTTGAGGGAGATCTTTGGCACTCTTCCGACTGAAAGCAAAACCCATAATGAGCTTCACAAAtgggagaaagaagagctCGAGATCGCGGTGGAACAGGGTCGCATCTCTGATTTGGTGCTGTGCTTGTGCTCGGAACATGAGGAAATTCGGAGACAAGCATTTGCTAACCTGCATCGATTCATGGCAAAGCTTAGGGTATGTTTCTCATGCACAATTAACGAGGAATGACTAACAAGATCTCAGGAGTCCAAATATGCTGAATGGCGATCAGTGTACATCCTGACTGGCGAGTTGCTCGAAACCGTGAGACTGACGGGATTCGAAAGTCCCGTACCGTGGATAGTTGGGGAATGTGCTACCTGCTGTCTCTCCGTGCTCACAAACCCAATGCACAAACTTTATGGCAAGGTCAATAAGTTTCTCCAGAAGGCACCATCTTGGGAGGTTGGAAAGATCCCGTCGTATTGGATTGACAAGGTTTTGTTACATGAACCTGAGTTGGACGATGGTTACTTTGAGGAAACTAGTTGGCTTTTGGATCTGCTCATAAAGGGCCTTCGCACTGAGCGGGTAAGCGAACATCTCTTGTAAGCATAATACCGAGACTGACTCCTACAGGATATGGACATCTACCGTCGCGCAAATGTGTTCGAGCGCGTGCTCTCATTCTATGACTCACCTACTGTGGGAGTCTCTGCCAAAAGGAAGATTTTGCATCTCCTGTACCGGTCGACACAGGTCGGGGGCAGTACAACCTTAGTTACCAGGGCAGGCGTTGTCAGTTGGATTCAAACCCAGCTCCCGGTAGTGAATGCTAAAGAGGCTGCTACCTTTGCAGCTATGGCCGATACCTTGCATCTAACAGCGGACCAGGACCGAGTCACGAAATGGAGTGACGGGGCAGTGGCTCAGGTTATTGAACATATAGCAGGATAGGGGTTCTTGGGTTCAGGAGAGCTTTATTGGTCCCTCAGTTGCATCCCCTCGATATTGTCTCTCACAATCGCGAATTGACGGGGTCCTCTGGTGTATTGTGAGCGAACCGATATGACTCATGTCTTGAAGAAAAACAATTCATCATTCACTATTCCTGCATGTATATGTAGACACCTTACAATACTTCTGCAGTTCTCCTGCTTGGCATAGTTTCGGCTTGAATGTCTCGCTCGCATACTAGGCTGTACATCATATAGTACGATGGTTAAGTATCTTTTAAAAAGCAAACATAGTAATTGAGAGCAAGTTTACTCAACTCTTTACCATAGCTTTGAGAGATTTTTGGAAGTGGGGAAATTGCCTTGTCAAACTGTGAGAGCTGAGCTGAGCTGGTTGATATACGCTGGCCGCTTTTACCCCTTTGGGCAGTGCAGACTGGGACGAAACGTTTTGCGGCCGAACGACTTTCTCCATCCCgacctcatcttctccgccCGCAACATCGATTGCTCTCTATCGTTCCCCTTGACTAAAGTCTTCCCGTTGACATTGACAGTGTGATCATATTATCTACTATCCAGATTATTCTTTGAACTTGCCTTGTCGAAGCAATTCCAAAACAAAACCATCCTTGTTACCCCTCATCTCTTCCCAACCACACTTTAATCCTTCACCGATTTCACCTCCGCCTGCCACCTTGCCACTGGCAAGTGGCCTAGCTTTTGAGTTGACCTTTTATCCTTCAAAACCACCTTTCAGTCGATTGAAAGCGTCTTCACTCAACGATCTATCCTTGGCCCACAAGACTAATTCCTGTTGGCGACGCTCATGCCTTTGAAGGTGTGAACCAATGAGCACGCGGTAACAATCTGATCACCATATCACCCACACACTGCCATTCCTTATGGCGCGACGTTACCAGATTGATGAGCTGCTATGGCTGCGCTCATCGCCTCTGGTCACTAAGCCTTCAAATCTACCACCGGTAGAAGAATGGATGGGGTATGAAAAATATCGCTCGCTTTCAGTGACCATACTTATCTCGCTCGCTGGCTCTCATGACACTGACAATTCTACTCATTATCAGTCCGATCCCTGACCCAACAACGCAACGAAAAACTACAAATTCTAGAGACCCCACGAACCCAAACGAAACAACGCCTAGGAGATCAAGCCTATTCGAGAATCGCCATATCTCGAGAAACTCAAATTCTGGTAAATGACGCCATTGTCCACTTTTCATATGCAGAGACTAGCTAACCCGGGGctgttgttgaagaggataTTGTTCTCGGGCCTCCCAAAACTGCTtttgcatctgcatctcgcACACCGGGTAGCAAAAGCTCGGTAGATTTCACGGACCGTTCCTCCCGTCAGGTCGAGTCTGATGAGGCATCGAACGAGCGCTTCAACCTGCGAGACAAGTTCTTCAAGGACAGGGAGACCGGAGATAGAGACTTTGATCGCCGTGATGGTAAACCAACGCCGTTCAACGGTCGCCgtggggaaagagaagaatggaacaaCGGACGGCCGCGTCGTACCTTTGGCCAAGAGGATCAAGACAGAAAGCCCAGACGCAATGTAGAATTTGACCGTTGGAACCGTGATCAAAGGGAGCAGAATCCTGATCGAGGAGTGACcgagaaagaagctcaatTTACCCCTCGGAAAGATGGTACGCCGGGTCGAGCCAGGCATGAAGGAAGCTGGTTTCGCAATGACAACGTCCAAGACGGaccagagacagaagacGAGAAACTTTCAGTGCGGAACAGAGATTGGCGTCGAGATAGACATGGTGCAGATCGCGACTGGAATCGGGGAGCCAAATTTGAACAGGATCCTGAGTGGATGGACACGAATGACAGAGACGAGTCGCGTAAGGTGCATACGCAAGAAGATTTTGAGCGATGGAAAGAGCGAATGAAGGCTGGCTCTTCGCAAGCACaactggaggagaagaaagaagctcCCTCCGAATCGGTTGCCAGCAGACCAGCACAGCCTGCGCAACCCGAACACCGACCCACGGATGGCGAAATATTCAGAAGCAACGGGGCGACTCTCCAGTCAGATTCAGCGATGGAGCGTTTCTTTGGACTCCTAGGTGATGCAAAACCCGCTCAGGAGGTCATAACACCCGCCTCCATCGAAACACCTAGCAAGAAAGAGCCAGCACCTGGAAAGCCTGGAAAGTCGTCTCGATTCGCCGGTTTGTTTAGTCCGCCTCCAGGAAGCCCAGCGAAGGAATCGGAGCACCAATTTGGAACCAAATCACCAGCTCCCCAACCTTCGACCAATGATGCGGATCAGGAAGGGTTCCAGCGCCTCTTACAAATGCTTGGAGGAAGCAAATCGCGCAACGCGACACCCCAAATCGACAGCGCGCAGGCTCCTCGCCCAACCGTGGCGCAAGTCGATTCAGCTCTGAAtgctctctcttctccttccaagGACTCAGTGAGACGGCCAGAAACCATGGCAGTGCCGGATACCCATCCTCACAGCACGGTTCCCTCAATTCCAGAAAACATGCACGCACACGACTCCCTTTTCAAGGACCCTCAGCCTCGTGACAGagagcatcttcttcgtttAATGCAACAGGTCAGGGTGAGCCCGGTCGCTCCACAATCTCACGGACTACAGGGTCAACCTCAAAGTGCCGGTCCAGCTCCTGGTGTAATGAACGTGCCGGAAGTATTGTCCCGCCCCCCGGGCATCCCGACTGCTCAGAAAGGACACAATTTCTTGGATGACCCCGCTATTGCCAACATGCAAAGACCAGATGCTGATCAGCTTCGGAGAAGACCTGCCAATGGACCGCCTATGGGTTACTTTGATGAGGTCCCATTTCCCCAAGGCGGTCATATGCCAATCACCCCTGGTGGCTCCAGGCCTCCTCAAGGGCAGGGCCATCCTGGCATGGGTATTCAGCGACCACCGGGCTTTGAGCATCTTCCACCTCCGGGATGGAATGGTCCTCAGATGCCTCCGCAGCAGGGTGGCGGCCCCAGCCCCTTGGTTCCTCCTCCCGGCATTCCAACCCCAACACGAGGTGTCAACCCGAACTTCATGATGCCACCTATGCATGGCAACGTTCCGCCTCCCAATGAACGCCAGCCTTTCCCACGCGGTGCGGGCCCCCTTCCACCAGGGATGATGCCCCCTCCTGGATACATGAACGTCCCCCCGCCATCCGCTTTCCCACCTATGCCACATAATAGTGACGCTCTCCTGGGACTTGGTCATGGCCAGGGCCCTTTTGAGGGTAATCCTGGTCCACAAGGACCTCCCCCATCCTCCAGACATCTTTTGGACATGTTTGGCCAAGTTGGTGGCCCAGGGCAGTTCCGGTAAACGAGTACGACGCCGACCAACCATGCCTTAAGCGTGCCCAGACTGGAGTTCCTGAGAAGCCATGATACCCCTTTGCTGGAGCATTTTGAGTTGGTTTTGTTGGTTTGTCTGCAATTTCCTAGCTAACTCATGCTGTTCTTTAACCCTGTTTCACTCTTATGCCTCGCAAAGGGGGACCTATGGTCTCACTGGAATGGCTTTGCTCCAGTGCTGTGAGGATATTGTTCAAGTATGATTTATGACGAGACGACCGTCCTCCCGACTTCAGTCTCTTGAGGATTGTATGTGTCATGGCAATAGTGATCGTGATTGTGATCTACTCATCCTGGTTAGCTTATGAATCTCGATCAACTACATGGACGGTCAGATCTATCCGGATTTTGCGATCTAGGAAACTGCGTAATATCTATTTTTAAGTATGAATATGTCCTTGAGACTGGGTAACTCGTCGCTGTCGGTAGTATCTTTTGCAAGTTGTCGGGTCCCTAGTCAAGGACGAACCACCAAGAAGCAAGTGTGTAGCAACATGTCTCCATGCTTGAACCCGCTAACCTTCTGCCTTCTATGACACTGGATTGCCTGCAATCTGTTTGTCACTAAAGCTATCAAAAAAGTACTTTCAACCCTTCAATTCGCCCTATACCTCGGACAAATTGGACATATTGTGTGAAGTGCTGCGCTCTATCCTGAGGTGACGGACATCGTTACTCCACCCTCTTCTCTCTATACTCATCCTGTCAGTTATGCTCACAAGCTCACCTCCTTTCGTCTTGTAAATCAGCCTGGgatttcttctttgtctcctcACCGTCAAAGTACATACCTCAGGCAGCATTCTGGCTTGAGGACCGGACGTTAGATCGTCCACTTCATCCACACTGATTGAACACGCAAGCGCTCTGTTCTCGAATTTTAACCAGCGTTTATCTGCTCTTTACTTCTATCATGCCATGTACGGCCCTATAGAACAGTCTTCTCTCGAGTCGGGTAGGTCGCAGCTAGGGTATCTCCCGAACCTTTTCAGGCCCGCACACAGCCATCGACTAGAGCAGTCACCTCTCCTCAACCCCGCAAGATTTCGACACAAAGTACTCTATTCTTTCTTCTTTGAGGCTTAAGATCCTGGTGAATGACAATGTACACTTCTTTTACGCCATGGAACTTCGTCGTTATCGAGGAGCTTTCCCGCAAACAGCACTAACTTGCCGTTTCTTGCAGTCACCCACGCACACAATGATGGACGAAATAGATTTTGAGCTTTGCTTGGATGTAGATCAGGTCGTGAGTCAATGATGTATTCATAGTTTAAGAGTATACTTCTAACAAGCAAATGACACAGGCCACTGCCTTCTACCGTGAGAAGAGAAAACGGTACTCCATACACAGTAATATCACCAACTCCATAAACAACACGACGCCACGAATCCGGACACACAACGAGCTTGGAGACAGCACTGCA carries:
- a CDS encoding NPA1/URB1 family protein, which codes for MSHVDHQSPRSKRRKIDHGDETENVVPITSHTQLRSLLAFQQNVAESKHGIRQFKDFLTSIGQTEKEGEKAKKFRILKAYCDTQISRNGAGDEAICFPDLIQTWSFADSSNNESLLTVVPSVLAIFLKTISTQLDLRDFGLALCKHLMHKDQLRLFNRGLTALKTKEHLISPCLRLLTEIVSFDGGAVARHVYMARYITFKRLDVFLTPNKAQLEEADESHKSTLRRNAQKYVLANLRVQHVNAKTDLVEQHKVIKAFLEFVRKDPRDVVLEIIKSIDRDIIQDTTLPRSAKTKFFSRWNLERLVTLYGYDRESEEPNPAGISIADEVHKILMNICTDPALGVLLPETGWYPNGTDPETLPTEDDSSIELGLDSALYVDKYKESVPVRNSTLSYLIQALRPDMDRLQIELLIAIFKKTPELVADYFTKKTMFISDPKPTSSWMAESALLYSIVSLPIPLNCGWNDKLPTLPPPVSVVIENILPRPLTQKIMTRCLNLNAEIVTLFAVRILTIAFNKLRAALKIFNVDHGSSQPFWTQAAGKLVAEFCRRCPVVKDVVVLFRRTSKEDLQQQEAVSELLACYYEIVPDAAFDENFDVSLVLVDILERLESSNLQAEDGESLLSQLQNVLKIAQLSASMRWWQQPGSMQYSAFTSILKVLIKTSDKESSKEIENLLTTVLKENSIIRNSSAFSSLRSSFDATESESIGYQLAFFDNCACRIAKKPVHYDDLLASLTEGENQPTSLIVAAITEQWPFVAKNGNAAAELAVCTWIARVFGRLKQAGDDPKTLKAARDNVLQTIVSKQIKSTLKKVLKDTDETTDKDGMPQDGVSRSEPNGTKDKAAQVDLREIFGTLPTESKTHNELHKWEKEELEIAVEQGRISDLVLCLCSEHEEIRRQAFANLHRFMAKLRESKYAEWRSVYILTGELLETVRLTGFESPVPWIVGECATCCLSVLTNPMHKLYGKVNKFLQKAPSWEVGKIPSYWIDKVLLHEPELDDGYFEETSWLLDLLIKGLRTERDMDIYRRANVFERVLSFYDSPTVGVSAKRKILHLLYRSTQVGGSTTLVTRAGVVSWIQTQLPVVNAKEAATFAAMADTLHLTADQDRVTKWSDGAVAQVIEHIAG